One Frankia alni ACN14a DNA window includes the following coding sequences:
- the cutA gene encoding divalent-cation tolerance protein CutA, with protein sequence MGHLQVIVSIDSREGAERVGRALVEARLVACFQVIGPMSSIYRWKGEIEQAEEWLCLAKTTTERFDELRERLVVLHPYENPEIIATPIVAGHADYLQWISAETAPAVRS encoded by the coding sequence GTGGGTCACCTTCAGGTCATCGTGAGTATCGACTCCCGGGAAGGCGCCGAGCGTGTCGGCCGTGCGCTCGTGGAGGCGCGCCTGGTCGCCTGTTTCCAGGTGATCGGCCCGATGAGCAGCATCTACCGCTGGAAGGGTGAGATCGAGCAGGCCGAGGAATGGCTCTGTCTCGCGAAAACCACCACCGAGCGATTCGACGAGCTACGCGAGCGGCTGGTCGTCCTGCACCCGTACGAGAATCCCGAGATCATTGCCACGCCGATAGTTGCGGGCCACGCCGACTATCTGCAGTGGATCAGTGCGGAGACCGCGCCCGCCGTGCGGAGCTGA
- a CDS encoding helix-turn-helix domain-containing protein — translation MQLTTGPSAASRAPAASGPSPDVSKSSRAPATRTPNARLRLSREERGWSQERLATEIRRFSVIHEGREAGVTGNMICKWEKGDKKPSLRYQRLLRALFGRSSVELGFVDDETLPSVAGAMRTGMGRGIAPAGPGGPQQAGREVVPGGTLVLQADAEVIDPNGIPVERRDFLRLFAAAGGVAVVPIAAAADTTPPWERLSSALRRRASVTPELAEELGQRTAGLYGLEERVPARILMQRVTDHLGRLTQLLESTNRTPVRRDLTSTAGETAALAGWLAFDMNDLPAAVAYYRVAIEAAREADDNALWACVLGYESYQTASQGRHDQACVLLGEAQRRAATGSTVMTRAWLAAREAEEQAARGEGRAALAALDRAQEAFERGESDGDRVWTQFFDRGRLDGLKVTTYTRLRRPAAAYAAATEALRATAPGATKKRSLLMSDIAEVHIQRREIEAACHFAAEALSIVAQTDFSLGLARVRRTREHLRPWQHTQAVRDLDDQLRVLV, via the coding sequence ATGCAGCTCACGACCGGTCCCTCGGCAGCTTCCCGGGCACCTGCGGCCTCCGGACCATCACCTGACGTGTCGAAGTCCAGCCGTGCGCCCGCGACCCGCACACCGAACGCCCGACTACGGCTGAGCCGGGAGGAGCGGGGCTGGTCGCAGGAACGCCTTGCCACCGAGATCCGGCGCTTCTCCGTCATCCACGAGGGTCGCGAGGCCGGGGTGACCGGAAACATGATCTGTAAGTGGGAGAAGGGCGACAAGAAACCGAGCCTGCGTTATCAGCGGCTGTTGCGGGCTCTATTCGGCCGATCTTCGGTGGAACTGGGTTTCGTGGACGACGAGACGCTTCCCTCCGTCGCCGGAGCAATGCGGACGGGAATGGGTCGGGGTATCGCCCCGGCCGGGCCCGGCGGTCCGCAGCAGGCCGGCCGCGAGGTGGTACCCGGCGGAACGTTGGTCCTGCAGGCGGACGCCGAAGTGATCGACCCGAATGGCATTCCCGTGGAGCGGCGCGACTTTCTGCGGCTGTTCGCCGCGGCGGGTGGCGTCGCGGTGGTGCCGATCGCCGCGGCCGCGGACACCACCCCGCCCTGGGAGCGGCTGTCCTCGGCGCTGCGCCGGCGGGCGAGCGTCACCCCGGAGCTCGCCGAGGAGCTGGGGCAGCGCACCGCGGGCCTGTACGGCCTGGAGGAGCGCGTTCCCGCCCGGATCCTCATGCAGCGGGTCACCGACCACCTCGGGCGGCTCACCCAGCTGCTGGAGTCGACGAACCGCACGCCGGTGCGCCGCGACCTGACCTCCACCGCCGGCGAGACCGCGGCGCTGGCGGGCTGGCTGGCCTTCGACATGAACGACCTGCCCGCCGCGGTGGCGTACTACCGGGTGGCCATCGAGGCCGCCCGCGAGGCCGACGACAACGCGCTGTGGGCGTGCGTGCTCGGCTACGAGAGCTATCAGACCGCCAGCCAGGGCCGTCACGACCAGGCGTGCGTGCTGCTCGGCGAGGCCCAGCGACGCGCGGCGACGGGCAGCACCGTCATGACCCGGGCGTGGCTGGCCGCCCGCGAGGCCGAGGAGCAGGCGGCGCGGGGCGAGGGCCGGGCGGCGCTGGCCGCGCTCGACCGCGCGCAGGAGGCCTTCGAGCGGGGCGAGAGCGACGGCGACCGGGTCTGGACCCAGTTCTTCGACCGGGGCCGGCTGGACGGGCTCAAGGTCACCACCTACACCCGGCTGCGCCGACCGGCGGCGGCCTACGCGGCGGCCACCGAGGCCCTGCGGGCCACGGCGCCGGGCGCCACGAAGAAGCGGTCGCTGCTGATGAGCGACATCGCCGAGGTCCACATCCAGCGACGGGAGATCGAGGCGGCCTGCCACTTCGCCGCCGAGGCGCTGTCGATCGTGGCCCAGACGGACTTCTCCCTGGGCCTGGCCCGGGTCCGGCGGACCCGGGAGCACCTGCGGCCCTGGCAGCACACCCAGGCCGTGCGGGACCTCGACGACCAGCTACGCGTGCTGGTCTGA